From Nitrosopumilus zosterae, the proteins below share one genomic window:
- a CDS encoding class I SAM-dependent methyltransferase: MLTGNWPINYTFEDRYELTGITDFVLDYANNSKKKLIILDVGCSSGIAMKYVQDYLKQKNIETFTIGIDISKNVVKDASKNLDKFINEDLLNVNDFVKKADVVICSKAAIFVTGEIRYKIIRKCSDFLKNDGILITDVDCFEKSKLSDDLRDFLCEFPTWSCFKNGIGKFSKEFRRRQNIPYKKKMKKMSKDEGSKYADEILSAWNSFSFFKKLDWKISIIHRRFASSIVHGR, translated from the coding sequence ATGTTAACTGGAAATTGGCCTATTAATTATACATTTGAGGATAGATATGAGCTAACAGGCATTACAGATTTTGTTTTAGATTATGCAAATAATTCAAAGAAAAAATTAATCATTTTAGATGTTGGATGTTCAAGTGGAATTGCCATGAAATATGTTCAAGATTATCTGAAACAGAAAAATATTGAAACATTCACTATTGGAATAGACATATCAAAAAATGTAGTAAAAGACGCTTCGAAAAATCTAGATAAATTCATCAATGAAGATTTACTTAATGTCAATGATTTTGTGAAAAAAGCGGATGTTGTAATTTGCAGTAAAGCTGCAATATTTGTTACAGGTGAAATAAGATATAAAATAATTAGAAAATGTTCAGATTTTCTCAAAAATGATGGAATTCTGATTACAGACGTAGATTGTTTTGAAAAATCAAAATTATCTGATGATTTGAGAGATTTTCTATGTGAATTTCCCACTTGGTCTTGTTTTAAAAACGGCATAGGGAAATTTAGTAAAGAATTTCGAAGAAGACAAAACATTCCATACAAGAAAAAAATGAAAAAAATGTCCAAAGACGAGGGATCAAAATACGCAGATGAAATTCTTTCGGCTTGGAATAGTTTTTCTTTCTTTAAAAAATTAGATTGGAAAATATCTATCATTCATAGGCGTTTTGCAAGTTCTATTGTACATGGAAGGTGA
- a CDS encoding PIN domain-containing protein — MRRKIKCSYDVSNILNIDEHISKVETFLDNATKGLDSDTLLWLKQQFEENMGNFIENCSGGLKVTMVLDANIAISTIQRYDSNKNSILHHLKDNPMFTIIAPPLIEEEVIKFIDSPEQAKSRTKLRKEWKRLKKTIQIKEVTDKRILEAALKITSRRDPKDSQYVALYIETNSNAILTKDDDFNDFSVRKFDITNLDKVVGTFHRGVYSFFIFHDAFPLVFELSGKIIAAILKNAISFLALILSLVTNAVTKSFEKLIDLFSKMSKGTQQAIGALLLIGSIVSIIILVLREDVREKASKKLSSLTKKAKEIIEKILEWITRSFEILRTYAGKAAPYGITSLEIIAEIQEHIDAISDELKNISTDPASYA; from the coding sequence TTGAGAAGAAAAATTAAATGCAGTTACGATGTTAGTAATATTCTGAATATAGACGAACACATATCAAAAGTGGAAACTTTTCTCGACAACGCAACAAAAGGATTGGATAGTGATACCCTGTTATGGCTTAAACAACAATTCGAAGAAAATATGGGAAATTTTATCGAGAATTGTTCTGGAGGCTTGAAAGTCACTATGGTTTTAGATGCAAACATCGCCATCAGTACAATTCAAAGATATGATTCAAATAAAAATTCCATTCTACATCATCTTAAGGATAATCCTATGTTTACCATAATTGCACCTCCATTAATTGAGGAGGAAGTAATCAAATTCATTGATTCGCCCGAACAAGCAAAATCCCGAACCAAACTTCGAAAAGAATGGAAACGACTTAAAAAAACTATTCAAATTAAGGAAGTTACTGACAAACGGATTTTGGAGGCCGCATTAAAGATTACATCAAGACGTGATCCAAAAGATTCTCAATATGTTGCATTATACATAGAAACAAACTCTAACGCAATATTGACCAAAGATGATGATTTTAATGATTTTTCTGTTAGAAAATTTGATATTACAAATCTAGATAAAGTTGTGGGAACGTTTCATAGAGGCGTTTACTCTTTTTTCATTTTTCATGATGCTTTTCCATTGGTTTTTGAATTATCAGGTAAAATCATTGCTGCCATATTAAAAAATGCAATATCTTTTCTCGCTCTTATTCTCTCTCTTGTAACTAATGCTGTCACAAAATCATTTGAAAAACTAATTGATTTATTTTCAAAAATGTCAAAAGGCACACAACAAGCTATAGGTGCGTTATTGTTAATTGGCAGTATTGTATCTATCATAATACTTGTCTTGAGAGAAGATGTGAGGGAAAAAGCAAGTAAAAAACTATCCTCACTTACAAAAAAAGCAAAAGAGATTATTGAAAAAATCTTAGAATGGATTACTAGATCATTTGAAATATTACGTACTTATGCTGGCAAGGCTGCCCCTTACGGAATCACATCCTTAGAAATTATAGCAGAAATACAGGAACATATAGATGCAATATCTGACGAATTAAAGAATATTAGTACGGATCCTGCTTCTTACGCATAA
- a CDS encoding DarT ssDNA thymidine ADP-ribosyltransferase family protein — MDEFKIYTSDISRYLFYITHIDNIPSMLQNGILSHNLIEQENLDYTPIYDREIVSNRKEKMVNGKSLWHFANLYFQPRNPMLYRVTMEKSPDVIAVVAVDKKILDTSNAFITDGNAASEPTKFYPNTNFKIIEKQISRITDLQWWTESNATKRQIMAECLVPERIPPEFIRAIYVSNHELADKIRQSVSSSVSVIPEPSMFFQPVRKIPLTNNLSLVEGDLFFSKMQTLTVSVNCIGIMGKGLASRAKYQFPDVYVYYQDQCKRKTLRMGKPVLYQREGPYHQQIADDPSSLGNRTDTWFLLFATKQHWRDNSDINGIEKGLQWLLDNYERVGIKSLAIPALGCGLGRLRWEDVGPILCKYLSKMDIPVWVYLPAEKQLSNDLLTKEFLLDD, encoded by the coding sequence ATGGATGAATTCAAAATTTATACATCCGATATAAGCCGATATCTGTTCTATATTACACATATTGATAACATTCCTTCTATGCTCCAAAATGGAATTCTTTCTCATAATCTAATTGAACAAGAAAATCTTGATTATACTCCAATTTATGACAGAGAAATTGTTTCTAACAGAAAAGAAAAAATGGTTAATGGAAAAAGTCTCTGGCATTTTGCTAATTTGTATTTCCAGCCTAGAAATCCCATGTTATATCGTGTAACCATGGAAAAATCGCCTGACGTTATAGCTGTAGTTGCTGTAGACAAAAAAATCCTGGATACCTCCAATGCATTTATCACAGATGGAAATGCGGCTAGTGAACCTACAAAATTCTATCCAAACACTAATTTCAAAATTATCGAAAAACAAATTAGCAGGATAACTGATTTACAATGGTGGACAGAAAGTAATGCAACTAAAAGACAAATCATGGCAGAATGTTTAGTACCCGAAAGGATCCCTCCAGAATTTATTAGAGCGATTTATGTCAGTAATCATGAACTTGCAGATAAAATACGACAATCAGTGTCTTCTAGTGTTTCTGTAATTCCAGAACCTTCAATGTTTTTCCAACCTGTAAGAAAAATACCACTTACCAATAATCTTTCATTGGTGGAAGGGGATTTGTTTTTTTCAAAAATGCAAACGCTTACTGTAAGTGTAAATTGTATTGGAATTATGGGAAAAGGTCTGGCTTCTAGAGCCAAATATCAATTCCCTGATGTTTATGTTTACTATCAAGATCAATGTAAAAGAAAAACACTTCGAATGGGAAAACCTGTATTATATCAACGTGAAGGTCCATATCATCAACAAATTGCAGATGATCCAAGTTCTTTAGGGAATAGAACAGATACGTGGTTTTTACTTTTTGCAACAAAACAGCATTGGCGTGATAATAGTGACATTAATGGAATCGAGAAGGGATTACAATGGCTTCTAGACAATTATGAAAGAGTAGGAATTAAATCTCTTGCAATTCCTGCTTTGGGTTGTGGTTTAGGACGATTACGCTGGGAAGATGTGGGACCAATTCTTTGTAAATATTTGTCTAAAATGGACATACCAGTTTGGGTGTATTTGCCAGCAGAAAAACAACTTTCAAATGACTTACTCACAAAAGAATTCTTACTAGATGATTAG
- a CDS encoding MFS transporter — MSDSPKKYSWKNVRNLGFVSFFTDMSSEMIFGILPMFIIDELGAGKAVLGIVEGMGESVGYGTRTISGTISDKIGKRKSLILLGYGLSTLAKPFFAISTSVAHIVGIRVTDRIGKGIRTSPRDALLSDSIEPTNIGKAFGLHRTMDQAGAIIGPLIAFGLLYYFEVRDIFWFSLIPGGIALFILARHVSERKITPKNQSVFSNFRDVLHGKFLLYLIIIMVFSIGAFNFSFVLVESSELGLEKNFVPLVYVVINVAHTLIGMPSGILSDKIGAEKVLLISMGLFLITSSIGYFETEFVLVGFAMAAIFGLYHGMTITAQRTVVSRYVSEQLRGTAFGVYYLFVGASFLVANITFGFLWDVFDSQAAFGYSITTSIIGMVLLLIFIYKNKQKTSDV; from the coding sequence ATGTCAGACTCTCCCAAAAAATACAGTTGGAAGAATGTACGAAATCTTGGGTTTGTGAGTTTTTTTACTGACATGTCATCTGAGATGATTTTTGGGATACTGCCAATGTTTATCATTGATGAACTAGGTGCAGGAAAAGCAGTTTTAGGAATAGTAGAAGGAATGGGAGAATCAGTTGGATATGGTACAAGAACTATCTCAGGAACCATTTCAGACAAAATAGGAAAAAGAAAATCACTCATACTGCTAGGATATGGACTATCAACTTTAGCAAAACCGTTTTTTGCAATTTCTACAAGTGTAGCACACATAGTAGGAATTAGAGTAACAGATAGGATAGGAAAAGGCATACGTACATCTCCAAGAGATGCCTTACTTTCAGATTCCATAGAGCCCACCAATATTGGCAAAGCATTTGGATTACATCGTACTATGGATCAAGCAGGAGCAATAATTGGTCCACTAATTGCATTTGGTTTGCTTTATTATTTTGAGGTAAGAGACATCTTTTGGTTTTCACTTATTCCAGGAGGAATTGCTTTGTTCATACTTGCACGTCACGTTAGTGAAAGAAAAATAACTCCAAAGAATCAGAGTGTTTTTTCAAACTTCAGAGATGTTCTTCACGGTAAATTTTTGTTGTACTTGATAATCATAATGGTTTTCTCAATTGGAGCATTCAACTTTTCATTTGTTTTAGTAGAATCCTCAGAGTTAGGATTAGAGAAGAATTTTGTGCCACTTGTATACGTAGTGATTAATGTTGCACATACTCTAATTGGAATGCCATCGGGAATTTTATCTGACAAGATTGGAGCAGAGAAAGTATTACTGATAAGCATGGGATTGTTTTTGATAACATCTTCAATCGGGTATTTTGAGACGGAATTTGTTCTGGTTGGCTTTGCGATGGCTGCAATCTTTGGTTTGTATCATGGCATGACGATAACTGCTCAAAGAACGGTGGTATCAAGATATGTTTCAGAGCAGTTAAGAGGCACCGCCTTTGGTGTGTATTATCTTTTTGTGGGAGCATCATTTCTTGTTGCAAATATCACTTTTGGGTTTTTGTGGGATGTATTTGATTCTCAAGCCGCATTTGGATACAGTATTACTACCAGTATTATTGGAATGGTTTTACTTTTAATATTCATCTACAAGAATAAACAAAAAACTAGTGATGTTTAG
- a CDS encoding high frequency lysogenization protein HflD yields MLTPALVMGLGLAVGLEHAFEPDHVAAVSTQISKSKYKQKSTKSLLRESFTKSSVLGALWGAGHTTTLILIGFLVYALAITIQEQVFSGLEFTVGIMLVFLGLTTILNKKLRLKHKHPHQHQDGSIHFDEHNHDDSDHEHTHRSYFIGLVHGLAGSGSLVVLTAATLDNVGMVLGFIAIFGVGSMIGMALVGSLMGIPLVFANKIKLVQKCFRYVAGGFSLVIGFNIMYQIGVVGHLFGF; encoded by the coding sequence ATGCTGACCCCTGCTCTTGTCATGGGGCTTGGCCTTGCAGTTGGACTTGAACATGCATTTGAACCAGATCATGTGGCAGCAGTTAGTACACAAATTTCAAAATCAAAATACAAGCAAAAATCAACAAAATCATTACTCAGAGAATCATTTACCAAATCCTCGGTCCTTGGTGCATTATGGGGTGCAGGACACACAACTACTCTTATCCTAATTGGATTCCTAGTCTATGCACTTGCAATAACAATACAGGAACAAGTTTTTTCTGGATTAGAATTTACAGTTGGCATCATGCTTGTCTTTCTAGGATTAACGACAATTCTGAACAAAAAATTACGTCTCAAACACAAACATCCTCACCAACATCAAGATGGGTCTATCCACTTTGATGAACATAATCATGATGATTCCGATCATGAGCACACCCATCGCTCTTATTTCATTGGATTGGTTCACGGATTAGCAGGAAGTGGAAGTCTTGTGGTCTTGACTGCTGCAACTTTGGATAACGTTGGAATGGTCTTGGGGTTCATTGCAATTTTTGGTGTGGGTTCGATGATCGGAATGGCCTTGGTTGGAAGTCTGATGGGAATCCCACTGGTATTTGCAAACAAGATAAAACTAGTTCAAAAATGCTTTAGGTATGTTGCAGGTGGGTTCAGTCTTGTTATTGGATTTAACATAATGTATCAGATTGGTGTTGTTGGTCATTTGTTTGGATTTTGA
- a CDS encoding YnfA family protein: MLEITSTIVVFFFAALLEIGGGYLVWKWLRDHKGKILGLTGGLILFSYGIVMTLQPADFGKVYATYGGIFVVSSIIWGYWIDKKIPDRFELIGSVVVLIGVAVMFYFPR; this comes from the coding sequence TTGCTCGAAATAACTTCGACCATAGTTGTATTCTTTTTTGCAGCACTACTTGAAATTGGTGGTGGATATTTGGTATGGAAATGGTTACGAGATCATAAAGGAAAGATTCTAGGATTAACTGGAGGTTTGATTTTGTTTTCTTATGGAATTGTAATGACTTTACAGCCAGCAGATTTTGGCAAAGTTTATGCTACTTATGGCGGAATCTTTGTTGTCTCATCAATAATTTGGGGATATTGGATTGACAAGAAAATACCAGACAGATTTGAATTAATTGGTTCGGTAGTTGTATTGATTGGTGTTGCAGTGATGTTCTACTTCCCACGTTAA
- a CDS encoding YnfA family protein translates to MSEKSKNYLTSVLLFFLAGLCEIGGGYLVWLWLRDDFSWILGAISGFVLFLYGIVPTFQKTHFHRVYASYGGVFIVMSVFWGWLIDGITPDRYDIIGTVIAVIGVLIIFYYPRKEAKSCSK, encoded by the coding sequence TTGAGTGAAAAATCAAAGAATTATCTCACTTCAGTTTTGTTGTTCTTTCTAGCTGGTCTTTGTGAAATCGGTGGAGGGTATCTTGTATGGCTTTGGCTGCGTGATGATTTCAGCTGGATATTAGGTGCAATAAGTGGTTTTGTGTTGTTTTTGTATGGGATAGTTCCAACGTTTCAAAAAACCCACTTTCATAGAGTCTATGCATCTTATGGAGGAGTATTCATTGTAATGTCTGTATTCTGGGGTTGGTTAATTGATGGAATCACTCCAGACAGATACGATATCATTGGCACAGTCATTGCAGTGATTGGTGTTTTGATAATTTTCTATTATCCGAGAAAGGAGGCTAAATCTTGCTCGAAATAA
- a CDS encoding glycerate kinase type-2 family protein yields MIIQNFRELATTEKKKDCLEILEAGLRAADPKNIITKYVTPNEIKIKGKVINIEKYSNIYSVAFGKAGDSMTRALNAIMPIKSGIIVIPKGSKAKIKGKKFQIFNSRHPQPDKTSVKAAKEVMKFVQNKRSDELIIFLVSGGGSSLLAMPDEITLDDKIHVTNLLLKAGVTIQEFNCIRKHLSKIKGGKLIENMKCHGISLVMSDVEGDDLSSIASGTTYMDDTTYEDALEIIDKYKIRWKIPTEVLQILEKRLNEKRCETPKKAQIENYIIANNNDCLQAMQKKADEIGYKVSIMQIFGDIKEVVPKILENISDEQNTCLIFGGEPTVKVLGKGMGGRNQELVLRLLKNTQKAKKIVIASMGTDGIDGNSIFAGAITENIKVDLDVMKEFLKNSDSGRFFQKQKGNIITNFTHTNLMDIGMILR; encoded by the coding sequence GTGATTATACAAAATTTCAGAGAATTGGCAACCACTGAGAAGAAAAAAGATTGCCTAGAAATTTTAGAGGCAGGTCTTCGAGCAGCAGATCCTAAAAATATCATTACAAAATATGTTACGCCCAATGAAATTAAGATCAAAGGCAAAGTGATCAATATTGAGAAATATTCAAACATCTATTCGGTAGCATTTGGGAAAGCTGGAGATTCTATGACAAGGGCATTGAATGCAATAATGCCCATTAAAAGCGGGATAATAGTAATTCCCAAAGGTTCCAAAGCCAAGATTAAAGGAAAAAAATTTCAAATTTTCAATTCCAGACATCCACAACCTGACAAAACAAGCGTAAAAGCAGCAAAAGAAGTTATGAAATTCGTCCAAAATAAACGAAGTGACGAATTGATAATTTTTCTTGTATCCGGAGGGGGTTCTTCTCTTCTTGCAATGCCAGATGAAATTACATTGGATGATAAAATTCACGTTACAAATTTGCTGTTGAAAGCAGGGGTAACAATTCAAGAGTTCAATTGTATTAGAAAACATCTCTCAAAAATTAAAGGAGGGAAGTTAATTGAAAACATGAAATGTCACGGGATTAGCTTGGTGATGTCGGATGTTGAAGGTGATGATCTTTCGTCGATTGCATCAGGTACAACATACATGGATGATACAACTTATGAAGATGCATTAGAAATTATTGATAAATATAAAATCAGATGGAAAATTCCAACGGAGGTCTTGCAGATTTTAGAAAAGAGATTAAATGAAAAAAGGTGTGAAACTCCAAAAAAAGCACAGATTGAAAATTACATCATTGCAAACAATAATGATTGCCTGCAAGCAATGCAAAAGAAAGCTGATGAGATAGGATACAAAGTTTCAATAATGCAGATTTTTGGAGACATTAAAGAAGTAGTGCCAAAAATACTTGAAAATATTTCAGATGAACAAAATACTTGTTTGATTTTTGGAGGCGAACCTACTGTAAAAGTTCTGGGAAAGGGAATGGGCGGAAGAAATCAAGAATTAGTTTTAAGACTATTAAAAAATACTCAAAAAGCAAAAAAAATCGTCATAGCATCTATGGGAACAGATGGAATAGACGGAAATTCAATTTTTGCAGGAGCAATCACAGAGAACATCAAAGTTGATTTGGATGTGATGAAAGAATTTCTCAAAAACAGTGATTCAGGAAGATTCTTCCAAAAACAGAAAGGAAACATCATCACAAACTTTACACATACAAATCTAATGGACATAGGCATGATTTTAAGATAA